A genomic region of Propionispora hippei DSM 15287 contains the following coding sequences:
- a CDS encoding TetR/AcrR family transcriptional regulator: protein MPFIARIRKDPEVRRTELIDAAFELFCSAGYEQTMIIDIVKRAGVAKGTFYYYFPTKEAILEAICNRWDTELAVSFRLKGRRDTALGTLQAFILQMTLPSQLDVLFEKLCEENQFNLLYQIWQRETKNVFNPLLVDLIRQGNQEGTMQVTCINETLAFFWSALECLWDALYLREPSDILRNKIKVAEAVLERILGTEEGALQLSVAWPQELLGNDAVLFTPQPASR from the coding sequence GTGCCGTTTATCGCTAGAATAAGAAAAGATCCCGAAGTCCGGCGGACCGAGTTGATCGATGCGGCCTTTGAGCTGTTTTGCTCCGCCGGCTACGAACAAACCATGATCATCGATATTGTCAAAAGGGCCGGTGTAGCGAAAGGAACTTTCTATTACTACTTTCCTACCAAAGAAGCCATTCTGGAAGCCATATGTAACCGTTGGGACACCGAACTGGCTGTTTCCTTCCGGTTGAAGGGCCGCCGGGACACTGCGTTAGGCACACTGCAGGCTTTTATTTTGCAGATGACTCTTCCTAGTCAGCTTGATGTTCTTTTCGAAAAATTATGTGAGGAAAACCAATTCAACTTGCTTTATCAAATCTGGCAGCGCGAGACGAAAAACGTCTTTAATCCACTCTTGGTCGACCTGATTAGGCAGGGAAATCAGGAAGGCACCATGCAGGTGACCTGTATAAACGAAACCCTTGCCTTTTTCTGGAGTGCGTTGGAATGTTTGTGGGACGCTCTATATCTCCGGGAGCCTTCCGATATACTTCGCAATAAGATAAAAGTTGCCGAAGCCGTCTTGGAACGAATCCTGGGGACCGAGGAAGGAGCTCTCCAATTATCCGTTGCATGGCCGCAGGAATTGCTTGGAAATGATGCAGTTCTTTTTACCCCGCAACCGGCAAGTCGATAA